A DNA window from Arachis duranensis cultivar V14167 chromosome 3, aradu.V14167.gnm2.J7QH, whole genome shotgun sequence contains the following coding sequences:
- the LOC107480983 gene encoding dof zinc finger protein DOF5.7-like — translation MMPPGDTPSKATATTKTCSSPNTKDHENSDQQGGGGGRKTTKAAAAEQGLKCPRCDSPNTKFCYYNNYSLTQPRHFCKTCRRYWTKGGALRNVPIGGGCRKSKKGKPSSSSSISYSRAFSCDSSRDSGSSSDLAGLRYLHGLSSPPMDFQLGGLTFPVPSRLQHHHQPPMATTAAFYNNQFSSFGDVVPGATTTASASASASSAIDYPSGSSLIGLNYPFCSSDGSGSNGAIIHGGVNNNFEGSSSLASSIESLSSLNQDLHWKLQQQRLAMLFVGDNHQKEDHNNSNRNGNVSFSPVVVDLDHHHHQQQQQQQQRPQPILFENLEISKAGAGATTVDADTRATEWFFGNSHAPTPTTTTSSGCNGHEDSWMMGSSGVHGWPDLQPHPQQQYSSLP, via the coding sequence ATGATGCCACCTGGTGATACACCTTCGAAGGCTACTGCAACAACAAAAACATGCTCATCACCTAATACAAAAGATCATGAGAATTCCGACCAGCAAGGTGGAGGTGGTGGCCGGAAAACCACAAAGGCAGCAGCAGCAGAACAAGGACTAAAGTGCCCTCGATGTGACTCACCCAACACCAAATTCTGCTACTATAACAATTACAGCCTTACGCAGCCACGCCACTTCTGCAAGACTTGCCGCCGCTACTGGACAAAAGGCGGAGCCCTGCGCAACGTCCCCATAGGCGGTGGATGCCGCAAAAGCAAGAAAGGGAAGCCCTCGTCGTCCTCCTCCATCTCTTACTCAAGGGCATTTTCATGCGACTCCTCCAGGGACTCTGGTTCTTCCTCTGACCTCGCTGGCCTTAGGTACCTCCATGGGCTTTCTTCTCCTCCCATGGATTTTCAACTTGGAGGGTTAACTTTCCCTGTCCCTTCTAGGCTGcaacatcatcatcaacctCCAATGGCTACTACAGCTGCTTTCTATAACAACCAGTTCTCTTCTTTTGGGGATGTTGTTCCGGGAGCTACTACtactgcttctgcttctgcttctgcttcttccGCCATTGATTATCCCTCGGGGAGTTCTTTGATTGGTCTGAACTATCCGTTTTGTTCTTCAGATGGAAGCGGTAGTAATGGTGCAATAATCCATGGCGGTGTGAACAATAACTTTGAGGGTAGTAGTAGCCTTGCGTCTTCGATTGAGTCGTTGAGTTCCTTGAACCAAGACTTGCATTGGAAGCTTCAGCAGCAAAGGTTGGCAATGCTCTTTGTGGGAGACAACCACCAGAAAGAAGATCACAACAACAGCAACCGCAACGGCAACGTTTCTTTTTCTCCCGTGGTTGTTGAtcttgatcatcatcatcatcagcagcagcagcagcagcagcagagaCCCCAACCAATTTTATTTGAGAATCTTGAAATTTCAAAGGCAGGTGCAGGTGCTACTACTGTAGATGCAGATACTAGAGCCACAGAATGGTTCTTCGGGAATTCTCATGCTCCTACTCCAACGACGACTACCAGCAGCGGTTGCAATGGCCATGAAGATAGCTGGATGATGGGCAGCAGCGGTGTCCATGGTTGGCCTGATTTGCAACCGCACCCGCAGCAACAGTACAGTTCTTTGCCCTAG
- the LOC107480956 gene encoding probable mannitol dehydrogenase — MSQEGLTEAYGWAARDSSGILSPLHFTRRANGDTDITIKILYCGICHSDFHMLKNDHGISIYPLVPGHEIVGEVTKVGRRVTKFKVGDVAGVGGIVGTCGTCSNCTQGLETYCPKMILTSSSHYHDGSITYGGFSDNFVVDEHFAVTIPESMPLHATAPLLCAGITVYSPMLHHGLCRPGQHLGVVGLGGLGHLAVKFAKAFGMKVTVISTSSRKKEEAIERLGVDSFLLSHQQQQLQDATGTMDGIIDTVSAPHSVYPLVGLLKTGGNLILVGAPAASSPELPSLPLIMGRKSISGSAGGGMRETQEMIEFAAKHNISADVEVIPMDYVNTAMGRLVNNDVQYRFVIDVANTLDTPRTN; from the exons ATGTCCCAAGAAGGTTTAACAGAAGCCTATGGATGGGCTGCAAGAGATTCATCGGGAATTctctcccctttacatttcaccAGACG GGCAAATGGTGATACAGATATCACCATCAAGATACTCTACTGCGGGATTTGCCACTCCGATTTTCATATGCTGAAGAATGATCATGGCATAAGCATCTATCCCTTAGTCCCCGG GCATGAGATTGTGGGGGAAGTGACAAAGGTGGGAAGACGAGTTACAAAATTCAAGGTTGGTGACGTGGCTGGAGTGGGTGGCATCGTGGGCACGTGCGGCACGTGTTCCAACTGCACACAGGGCTTGGAAACTTACTGCCCCAAAATGATTCTAACCTCTAGCTCACACTACCATGATGGATCAATAACGTATGGAGGCTTCTCTGAtaattttgttgttgatgagcACTTTGCCGTCACAATTCCCGAATCTATGCCTCTGCATGCCACAGCCCCTTTGTTGTGTGCTGGAATCACTGTTTACAGCCCCATGTTGCACCACGGGCTCTGCAGGCCCGGTCAGCACTTGGGTGTGGTGGGCCTTGGTGGGCTCGGCCATCTGGCTGTTAAGTTTGCCAAGGCTTTTGGTATGAAGGTCACTGTTATAAGCACTTCGTCCCgaaagaaggaggaagcaatTGAACGTCTTGGTGTGGATTCCTTCTTGCTTAGTCATCAGCAACAACAATTGCAG GATGCGACCGGGACAATGGATGGGATCATTGACACAGTTTCAGCACCTCATTCTGTGTACCCTTTAGTTGGTTTATTGAAGACAGGAGGCAATTTGATATTGGTGGGTGCACCTGCAGCCTCATCTCCTGAATTACCGTCTCTGCCACTCATTATGG GGAGGAAGTCAATAAGTGGGAGTGCAGGTGGAGGAATGAGAGAGACACAAGAGATGATTGAATTTGCGGCAAAGCACAATATTAGTGCAGATGTGGAAGTTATTCCCATGGATTATGTGAACACTGCTATGGGTAGACTTGTCAACAATGATGTTCAATATCGATTCGTCATTGATGTAGCAAATACTTTGGACACTCCACGcactaactaa